In Vibrio echinoideorum, the sequence ACGAACCGCACCGTGGTGATCTTTACAATAGATGTGCACCATAGCGATAACGGTTTTGTACTCGGTTGCGAGTCCGCCTTGCAGAATATTGTTATGTTGAAACATGATTAATTACTCAGTGATAGACCGTACAGGTTGAGGTTGACGCTTTCACTTAATACGTCCTCGACTCGTTCGAACACAAAGCCTAACTTAGTAAGCAATGCAATGCTTCGAATATTATCAGAGGTCGTGATGGCAACTAAATGATCGATATCAGCATTATGTTGAGCTTGTTCAATTATCGCTTGTGCCGCTTCCTTTGCAAAACCTTGCCCATACACTTCAGGTACAAAACCATAACTAATATCATGCGCCTCTAATGTGTCTCTTTTAATCAAACCACAGACACCGATTGGCGTTGAAGAGGCTTTGATTTCGACCATCAGTAAACACACACCCTTCTCTCTATACATCTTAAGAATGTTGTTTTCGATGTATTCAACAGCCTTGCTAGTATCAGTGATTTCCTTGTTTCCAATGTAACGCAAGAAATCTTCTGAGCTATATAATCGCTGAATAAACGCCGCATCTTGAGATGCGATCATTCTTAATCGTAAGCGTGCGGTTTCGACTGCCTGCATAGTGATATTTTCCTTGCTGGATAGCATGTAAATATTGAGTTCTAGATCTAAAATGATTATCCTCCACCGCATAAACTAAATACAAGGCTATGCAGCAATGAACCGTAAGAAAAAAATCAATCAAATTCTAAAGAAAAGACAGAAACAAGCGACTTCTAAACTGCATGGTAGCAACAAACCTCGCTATATTTCTAAAGCTGACCGCGCAAAAATGGAAGCTGAAGAGCAAGCAGAAGGCACGGTAGAGTCTACAGTAGAAGCTGGTATAGAAACTGAAGAGACAAAAGCTGCAGAGTAAGTTTTAAGCTAGCAGACTTCTTTCCCAACACTCTACCCAGAGCCAACGGACAAGAACAAAAAAGCAGCCTCTATTTGGGCTGCTTTTTTGATCCTACCGTTTTGAACTAGCGACTAGGCTATTTTATTAACCTTTGAAAGGTTCAACTTCCCAGCGTCCGAACGGCGCTTTTGTATTAATGCCTGCACTTCCCCAACGGTCTACCGAGTCTACAACAAGAATTCGCTCATTCGGTACCAGCGACTTAATCAACGTCGTTGGCTTTTTCGCTGTGACTAACCATAACGCGTCGTCTTCTGAAAACATCGCTTTGAGTTTCGCTTTATCTTGCTCTGTCCATTCAAGCTCAGCTTTGAACATACGCTCTTCAACAAACAGTTGGCTGCCCGAAGCAAAATCTTCCAAGCTTTCTGAAAGCAACAACACTGAATCTACGTCGTTATCCAGCAATACCGCTTGTTGCTTGTTAATCAGCTCGCGAACATCAAGCATCACACGTTGTAAGTTGCTATCAATTGTCTTTGCTTGCGCCGGCCACAATAACTTAAAGTCATCAGCCACAATTGCCGCCATACGCGTTAAGTTAGTTGGGTTTAACCACGCGAACTTAGACACATCACCACTCGATAACGTCAGCGCTGCAACACCTTGCGCGCGCGGTGTAATCGCTTGAGCCGCATCCACCTCAACCAAACGGATGTTTCCCTGCCTTGCGTATACAAAAGTAGGGTCAGCTTGCCAGATGGACGACAGCGTTACTGCTACAGTTGCCTTTTCACCTGATTTAAGCACCTTGTTTGAACCCTTAGTACCAAACCAGTTAGGCAGACGATCAATACCGTAGCGTTTCGGCGGTAGATATTCAGTCGTAATATCGGTGCCTTTGGTTAGCTCTGTCGCCAACGCATAAGTCACAGGCGTACTGGTGAGGATATCCTCTGCATTAACGTTGAAAGATACTATTGAGCCACCTAACAACACACCACCAAGAGTACTCACTTGAGCCATTGCTTTGAGTGAACTTGAGATTCGATTCATTAAAGAAGTCATGATTATGCCTTTCTTACAATTCGGTATAGCGTTGCCGCTAGGAAAAAGGTCGCAGAAACGATAATGATTGAAGCGCCCGATGGCACTGGCAGTTTAAGTTCCATAGGTAACACCGTTCCGACCAAACACGCGATGGTTGCCAACAATGCAGACAGCAAAACAAAGCTGCCCATGCGCTTAGTCAGCAACCGAGCGGTAGCGCCAGGTATTAACAACAATGCGCCAACCAGAACAGCACCCACAATCTTCACTGCTGCAATTGTCACTAAGGTGATCATCATGACAAACAAGTAGTCGTAGAAACTTGTGTTATAGCCACGAACCTTGGCAATATCAGGGCTGATACAAGTCAATAGAATGCGGTTGAACGTCGGGATTAAGAGCAAAATGATGAGTGCGCAACTGCCTGCGAGAATGGCTAAGTCTTGATCTGTTACCGTTAGAATCGAACCAAACAACACGTTCTCAAGCATGTGAATATTAATTTTACGTGCCACGTACATCAGCAATGCCGCGCCGACTGCCAACGCTAGAGCTAGAAAAACACCTACTAAGGTATCGTATGGCACGTTGGTTCTATTTCTTACGAAGTGAAGAAGCAAAGCGAAGATCATACAGAAGCTAAACAAGCCAATAATTGGGTTTTCTGGTGGCTCACCAAGCAGAACACCGATAGCGATACCGGTTAAAGCCGCGTGGCCGACAGCTTCAGAGAAGAAAGCCAGACGCTTTGCAATCACCAAAGTACCAAGGCCACCTAGTAACGGGCCCAGTAATAATGCGGCAACCAGTGCATTCACCATGAACGCATACATGAAGCTGTCTGATAACCAACCCGCTTCAACACCACTTACGGCAAGTTGTCGTAACCATTCCATTACGCAACCGCCTTCGATTTGGCGATGGTTGCACCACTGCTGTAGTGCTGGAACAAGCTTTCAATTTTACTTGGATGCAACACTTGTTCATGCGAACCACTATCAACTAAGAATCGATTCACAACATGTACATTGGCTTCAAGGCGACGCACCGCGGTTACATCGTGGTGAACGGCAAGAATCGTACGGCCTTCATCAACGCATTCACGAATTAACGATTCAAGATAACGAACGCCCTGCTCGTCCATACCTGTTGTCGGTTCGTCCAGCATCAACAAACTTGGGTTATCCAGTAGAGCTTGAGCAAACAATACACGTTGCTGTTCACCACCCGATAACTGCCCCATACGGCGGTCGCTACGAGTTGCCATACCCACGCGATCCAATTGCGCTAGTGCAAGATCCAACTGCTTGGACTTACGACGCCAAAATAGCGGAATTCGAGTTTGGTTAAGCAGTACGAAATCCATTACCGTTAGAGGTAAGCTAGATTCGAAGGTCGCTTTTTGAGGGACATAACCAATACTTGGCTTTTCAGGCCAATGAATATCGATTTGCCCAGAGAAAGGAGTGAGGCCAAGTACAGAGCGCAGCAAAGATGTTTTGCCTCCGCCATTTGGCCCCATGATAACATGGCACTCGCCCGCTTTGAGTTCTAGTGATATGTCATCAAGAATCACGTTGTTGTCGTATTGCAGACCGAGTTGATTGATTGAAATTGATGGGCCGAGCATTATGCATTCCCGCTTTTAGCTTGGTTAGCCGCCGCAAATTTCATTGCTTCGATTAACGTTTCTAAGTTCTTCTTCATTTCAACCTCCACTTTATCGTCCTCATATTCGCCATGCGTCATGTGAGAAAAACGGTAAAGCTGCACGCCTGTTTCCGCTTCAATGGTGTCAACAAAACGGTTTGGCATGTTGAGCTCATAGAACAGAACATCAATACCCGATGCGCGGATCTTTTCGATCGTATCTTGCAGTTGGCTCGCACTTGGTTCAACACCGTGTGCAGGCTCAATCACCGCCGCGACATCTACACCAAACTCTTGAAGGATATAGCCGTAAGCATTGTGCG encodes:
- a CDS encoding GNAT family N-acetyltransferase, whose product is MQAVETARLRLRMIASQDAAFIQRLYSSEDFLRYIGNKEITDTSKAVEYIENNILKMYREKGVCLLMVEIKASSTPIGVCGLIKRDTLEAHDISYGFVPEVYGQGFAKEAAQAIIEQAQHNADIDHLVAITTSDNIRSIALLTKLGFVFERVEDVLSESVNLNLYGLSLSN
- a CDS encoding DUF2986 domain-containing protein, whose amino-acid sequence is MNRKKKINQILKKRQKQATSKLHGSNKPRYISKADRAKMEAEEQAEGTVESTVEAGIETEETKAAE
- a CDS encoding ABC transporter substrate-binding protein, which encodes MTSLMNRISSSLKAMAQVSTLGGVLLGGSIVSFNVNAEDILTSTPVTYALATELTKGTDITTEYLPPKRYGIDRLPNWFGTKGSNKVLKSGEKATVAVTLSSIWQADPTFVYARQGNIRLVEVDAAQAITPRAQGVAALTLSSGDVSKFAWLNPTNLTRMAAIVADDFKLLWPAQAKTIDSNLQRVMLDVRELINKQQAVLLDNDVDSVLLLSESLEDFASGSQLFVEERMFKAELEWTEQDKAKLKAMFSEDDALWLVTAKKPTTLIKSLVPNERILVVDSVDRWGSAGINTKAPFGRWEVEPFKG
- a CDS encoding metal ABC transporter permease, encoding MEWLRQLAVSGVEAGWLSDSFMYAFMVNALVAALLLGPLLGGLGTLVIAKRLAFFSEAVGHAALTGIAIGVLLGEPPENPIIGLFSFCMIFALLLHFVRNRTNVPYDTLVGVFLALALAVGAALLMYVARKINIHMLENVLFGSILTVTDQDLAILAGSCALIILLLIPTFNRILLTCISPDIAKVRGYNTSFYDYLFVMMITLVTIAAVKIVGAVLVGALLLIPGATARLLTKRMGSFVLLSALLATIACLVGTVLPMELKLPVPSGASIIIVSATFFLAATLYRIVRKA
- a CDS encoding metal ABC transporter ATP-binding protein, which translates into the protein MLGPSISINQLGLQYDNNVILDDISLELKAGECHVIMGPNGGGKTSLLRSVLGLTPFSGQIDIHWPEKPSIGYVPQKATFESSLPLTVMDFVLLNQTRIPLFWRRKSKQLDLALAQLDRVGMATRSDRRMGQLSGGEQQRVLFAQALLDNPSLLMLDEPTTGMDEQGVRYLESLIRECVDEGRTILAVHHDVTAVRRLEANVHVVNRFLVDSGSHEQVLHPSKIESLFQHYSSGATIAKSKAVA